One genomic window of Sebastes umbrosus isolate fSebUmb1 chromosome 15, fSebUmb1.pri, whole genome shotgun sequence includes the following:
- the yars1 gene encoding tyrosine--tRNA ligase, cytoplasmic, with amino-acid sequence MADQLSPDEKFNLITRNLQEVLGEEKLKQVLQEREVKVYWGTATTGRPHVAYFVPMSKIADFLKAGCEVTILFADLHAFLDNMKAPWELLELRVKYYEQVIKAMLESIGVPLDKLKFVKGTDFQLSREYTLDVYRLSSMVTEHDAKKAGAEVVKQVEHPLLSGLLYPGLQALDEEYLKVDAQFGGVDQRKIFTLAEKYLPSLGYAKRSHLMNPMVPGLTGAKMSSSEEESKIDLLDSPGDVKKKLKKAFCEPGNIQNNGILSFVKYVIFPLRGEFGIKRDPKWGGDKVYTGFEEVEKDFAEELVHPGDLKASVEVALNQLLEPIRKKFESPELRKLTNSAYPDHSKTKGAGKGAKAGGGGGGGGGGDDDELVPSRVDIRVGKVISVEKHPDADSLYLEKIDVGEPEPRTVVSGLVAFVSQEDLQDRLVLVLCNLKPQKMRGIESQAMLLCASIEGEPRRVEPLDPPEGSSPGERVFVEGYETGKPDDRLNPKKKVWEKVQVDLKISDGCVAQWKDKHLMTKLGQITCKTLKGGNIS; translated from the exons ATGGCAGATCAGCTAAGTCCGGATGAGAAGTTCAACCTCATAACCAGGAACCTCCAG GAGGTCCTTGGAGAGGAGAAGCTGAAGCAGGTTCTTCAGGAGAGAGAGGTGAAGGTGTACTGGGGCACAGCGACCACCGGCAGACCCCACGTAGCTTACTTTGTCCCCATGTCCAAGATAGCAGACTTCCTCAAGGCTGGATGTGAG GTCACTATTCTGTTTGCAGACTTGCACGCCTTCCTAGACAACATGAAGGCCCCCtgggagctgctggagctcaggGTGAAGTACTACGAGCAGGTCATCAAGGCCATGTTGGAGAGCATCGGCGTGCCCCTGGATAAACTGAAGTTTGTCAAAGGAACCGACTTCCAGCTCAGCAG AGAGTACACGCTGGATGTGTACCGTCTGTCGTCCATGGTGACGGAGCACGACGCTAAGAAGGCCGGAGCGGAGGTCGTCAAACAGGTGGAGCATCCTCTGCTGAGCGGTCTGCTCTACCCCGGACTGCAG GCTCTGGATGAGGAGTACCTCAAGGTGGACGCCCAGTTTGGAGGAGTTGACCAGAGGAAGATTTTTACCCTGGCGGAGAAG TACTTGCCGTCTCTCGGCTACGCCAAACGCTCCCATCTGATGAATCCGATGGTACCGGGACTGACGGGGGCCAAGATGAGCTCCTCAGAGGAA GAGTCAAAGATCGATCTGCTGGACTCTCCTGGAGACGTGAAGAAGAAGCTGAAGAAGGCTTTCTGTGAGCCGGGCAACATCCAGAACAACGGAATCCTCTCCTTCGTCAAATATGTCATCTTCCCTCTACGCGGAG AGTTCGGCATCAAAAGAGACCCCAAGTGGGGCGGAGACAAAGTCTACACTGGGTTTGAAGAGGTGGAGAAGGACTTTGCTGAGGAG CTGGTCCACCCAGGAGACCTGAAGGCCTCGGTGGAAGTAGCACTAAACCAACTGCTGGAGCCCATCAGAAAGAAGTTTGAGTCGCCGGAGCTCCGCAAACTTACCAACTCCGCCTACCCCGACCACTCAAAGACGA AAGGAGCAGGAAAGGGTGCcaaggcaggaggaggaggaggaggaggtggtggaggagatgatgatgagCTGGTCCCCTCCAGAGTGGACATCAGGGTGGGCAAGGTCATCAGTGTGGAGAAG CATCCGGATGCCGATTCGCTGTACCTGGAGAAGATCGACGTGGGAGAGCCGGAGCCCAGGACGGTAGTCAGCGGGCTGGTGGCTTTTGTCTCACAGGAGGACCTGCAGGACAGACTGGTGTTGGTGCTGTGCAACCTGAAACCACAGAAGATGCGAGGGATCGAGTCTCAAGCCATGCTGCTATGTGCCTCTAT CGAAGGGGAGCCGAGGAGGGTGGAGCCTCTGGATCCTCCAGAGGGATCGTCGCCGGGCGAACGGGTCTTTGTCGAGGGATATGAGACGGGCAAACCAGACGACAGACTCAACCCAAAGAAGAAGGTGTGGGAGAAAGTACAG GTGGACCTGAAGATATCAGACGGGTGTGTAGCTCAGTGGAAAGACAAGCATCTGATGACTAAACTGGGACAGATCACATGTAAGACTCTCAAAGGAGGAAACATCAGTTAG